A genomic region of Dreissena polymorpha isolate Duluth1 chromosome 4, UMN_Dpol_1.0, whole genome shotgun sequence contains the following coding sequences:
- the LOC127876774 gene encoding inhibitor of growth protein 1-like isoform X2 translates to MSILNQAAVEALCSASYVENYLEAMDNLPDDLQRIVTQLRELDIQCRSILQDTEHHKETYMKEESGMMKKKAFIAIKRALVKCQEIGDEKLHLLTLINEFIENRQRQLEQDRENLGNFFDPTATPSVKEQHHEKEEPFIPTPPVVNNIKVKQEEKVEQRVITTPVNTNKRQRRQKNHDSMTKEEDDKPKKKKKRKTKKDKEQSPVDPPIDPDEPTYCLCEQVSYGEMIGCDNDACAIEWFHFNCVGLTSKPKGRWYCPKCRGDSCKVMRKA, encoded by the exons ATGTCGATTTTAAATCAAGCGGCGGTTGAGGCCTTGTGCTCGGCGTCATATGTAGAAAACTACCTGGAAGCAATGGACAATCTACCGGACGATTTGCAACGGATTGTTACACAGCTTCGAGAGCTTGATATACAATGCAGAT CTATATTACAAGATACCGAGCACCACAAAGAAACCTACATGAAAGAAGAGAGTGGAATGATGAAAAAGAAAGCATTTATTGCAATTAAACGTGCTCTTGTGAAATGCCAAGAGATTGGAGATGAAAAACTTCATTTACTGACTCTTATAAATGAGTTCATAGAAAATAGGCAACGACAGCTTGAACAAGACAGAGAAAATCTTGGAAACTTTTTCG ATCCCACAGCGACCCCAAGTGTTAAAGAACAACACCATGAAAAAGAAGAGCCATTCATCCCCACACCCCCAGTGGTTAACAACATCAAGGTGAAACAAGAAGAGAAGGTTGAGCAAAGAGTCATCACAACGCCAGTCAACACAAACAAGAGACAGAGACGACAGAAAAATCATGATAGTATGACCAAAGAGGAG GATGATAAACctaagaaaaagaagaagagaAAAACAAAGAAGGATAAAGAACAGTCCCCAGTAGATCCTCCCATCGACCCAGATGAGCCCACATACTGCCTATGTGAGCAAGTGTCTTATGGGGAGATGATTGGCTGCGATAATGACGCTTGTGCAATTGAGTGGTTTCATTTTAACTGCGTAGGACTCACCAGTAAGCCAAAAGGGCGATGGTACTGTCCAAAATGTAGAGGGGACTCGTGTAAAGTGATGAGAAAGGCGTGA
- the LOC127876774 gene encoding inhibitor of growth protein 1-like isoform X1 yields the protein MSILNQAAVEALCSASYVENYLEAMDNLPDDLQRIVTQLRELDIQCRSILQDTEHHKETYMKEESGMMKKKAFIAIKRALVKCQEIGDEKLHLLTLINEFIENRQRQLEQDRENLGNFFDPTATPSVKEQHHEKEEPFIPTPPVVNNIKVKQEEKVEQRVITTPVNTNKRQRRQKNHDSMTKEEVIMDDKPKKKKKRKTKKDKEQSPVDPPIDPDEPTYCLCEQVSYGEMIGCDNDACAIEWFHFNCVGLTSKPKGRWYCPKCRGDSCKVMRKA from the exons ATGTCGATTTTAAATCAAGCGGCGGTTGAGGCCTTGTGCTCGGCGTCATATGTAGAAAACTACCTGGAAGCAATGGACAATCTACCGGACGATTTGCAACGGATTGTTACACAGCTTCGAGAGCTTGATATACAATGCAGAT CTATATTACAAGATACCGAGCACCACAAAGAAACCTACATGAAAGAAGAGAGTGGAATGATGAAAAAGAAAGCATTTATTGCAATTAAACGTGCTCTTGTGAAATGCCAAGAGATTGGAGATGAAAAACTTCATTTACTGACTCTTATAAATGAGTTCATAGAAAATAGGCAACGACAGCTTGAACAAGACAGAGAAAATCTTGGAAACTTTTTCG ATCCCACAGCGACCCCAAGTGTTAAAGAACAACACCATGAAAAAGAAGAGCCATTCATCCCCACACCCCCAGTGGTTAACAACATCAAGGTGAAACAAGAAGAGAAGGTTGAGCAAAGAGTCATCACAACGCCAGTCAACACAAACAAGAGACAGAGACGACAGAAAAATCATGATAGTATGACCAAAGAGGAGGTAATTATG GATGATAAACctaagaaaaagaagaagagaAAAACAAAGAAGGATAAAGAACAGTCCCCAGTAGATCCTCCCATCGACCCAGATGAGCCCACATACTGCCTATGTGAGCAAGTGTCTTATGGGGAGATGATTGGCTGCGATAATGACGCTTGTGCAATTGAGTGGTTTCATTTTAACTGCGTAGGACTCACCAGTAAGCCAAAAGGGCGATGGTACTGTCCAAAATGTAGAGGGGACTCGTGTAAAGTGATGAGAAAGGCGTGA